A single Symbiobacterium thermophilum IAM 14863 DNA region contains:
- a CDS encoding ammonium transporter yields the protein MNLDGWTVGIDSAWTMVAASLVFFMQAGFAMVEAGFTRSKNAVNIVLKNLMDFVVASIAFWAVGFGLMFGADAGGLVGLGGFGSPESRFLHLGLAIPFFVFLWFQTTFAGTAATIVSGAMAERTKFSAYLLFSAAITLLVYPVGGHWIWGGGWLAQLGFVDFAGSTVVHSVGAWAALAGLLLLGPRIDRYDKQGRPRKIVGHNLVLAALGVFILWFGWFGFNPGSTLSATDPNIGRIAVTTNLGAAAGALAALLSAYLRTRTWEAEAALNGALAGLVGITAGCAFVSPAASILIGAVAGMLLAPGTALLERFRIDDAVGAIPVHGFAGLWGTLAVGLFHETQGLLVGGGPQLLAIQALGAAAVFAYAFAVCLLIFATIKATVGLRVSQEEELSGLDTEHGARAYPDFQPAAAHGYTGDD from the coding sequence ATGAACCTGGATGGATGGACCGTGGGGATCGATTCGGCGTGGACCATGGTGGCCGCCTCGTTGGTCTTCTTCATGCAGGCCGGGTTCGCGATGGTGGAGGCCGGGTTCACTCGCTCCAAGAATGCGGTGAACATCGTGCTCAAGAACCTGATGGACTTCGTCGTCGCCTCCATCGCATTCTGGGCGGTGGGCTTCGGGCTGATGTTCGGGGCTGACGCCGGCGGGCTGGTCGGCCTCGGCGGCTTCGGATCCCCCGAATCCCGCTTCCTCCACCTGGGCCTGGCGATTCCGTTCTTCGTCTTCCTCTGGTTCCAGACCACGTTCGCGGGGACCGCGGCAACCATCGTCTCGGGGGCAATGGCGGAGCGCACCAAGTTCTCAGCCTACCTGCTCTTCAGCGCGGCCATCACGCTGCTGGTCTACCCGGTGGGCGGCCACTGGATCTGGGGCGGCGGCTGGCTCGCCCAGCTGGGTTTCGTGGATTTCGCCGGATCCACGGTCGTGCACTCGGTGGGCGCCTGGGCCGCGCTGGCGGGCCTCCTCCTCCTGGGCCCCCGGATCGACCGGTACGACAAACAGGGCAGGCCCCGAAAGATCGTGGGCCACAACCTGGTGCTGGCGGCCCTGGGCGTCTTCATCCTCTGGTTCGGCTGGTTCGGCTTCAACCCGGGCAGCACACTCTCCGCCACCGACCCCAACATCGGGCGGATCGCGGTGACCACCAATCTGGGGGCCGCCGCCGGCGCCCTGGCCGCGCTGCTCAGCGCCTACCTGCGCACCCGCACCTGGGAGGCGGAGGCGGCGCTCAACGGCGCCCTGGCCGGCCTGGTGGGCATCACCGCCGGCTGCGCCTTTGTCTCGCCTGCAGCGTCAATTCTCATCGGCGCCGTCGCCGGAATGCTGTTGGCCCCCGGCACGGCCCTGCTGGAGCGGTTCCGCATCGACGACGCCGTGGGCGCCATCCCCGTGCACGGCTTCGCCGGCCTCTGGGGCACCCTGGCGGTGGGCCTCTTCCACGAGACTCAGGGACTGCTGGTGGGCGGCGGACCGCAGCTGCTGGCCATTCAGGCCCTGGGCGCGGCGGCGGTCTTCGCATACGCCTTTGCCGTCTGCCTGCTGATCTTTGCCACCATCAAGGCCACGGTAGGGCTCCGGGTCTCCCAGGAGGAGGAGCTCTCCGGCCTCGACACCGAGCACGGTGCGCGGGCGTACCCCGACTTCCAGCCGGCTGCGGCGCACGGCTACACGGGCGACGACTGA
- a CDS encoding glutamate synthase-related protein translates to MRIVRSEREIRRYLAENEHDACALMAAVRKDGHPTHAVVADALAALDRMVHRSGDVDGEGDGCGVQIDIPRRLWASILREAGQDPRLAEAPQFAVAHIFIPRREAYWSGSLKEQVCRRLAADGFRLLAQRSGAVNREALGTRAREDEPEFWQVAVLAPTADRQAAARDCFGLTLALEAETDLHICSFSPDTAVYKVRGNAAVLAAYYPDLRDPRCETRAVLGHNRYSTNTSTAFERVQPFSVLGHNGEINTIRALREQAPLVGIPLPRGGSDSQDLNRTLEGLIHLHGITLFEAVEMLFPPIIGEIKQMPPALQDLYMYYRQAWGPFAQGPAAIAARSGDALVASVDALGLRPFWLLETEESLLFSSEPGIVSSLDLVRDPHPLAPGERVGVLLPQGRSPELLTYTELQDRVLQLSRQRFPDPVNHRRFIAVGGPAETDRGPLPEATGPTATEPGRAAAGVERERLMAAMGWSVEDLEQVAAMARTGAEPIGSLGYDGPLACLAETRQNLADYFKESVAVVTNPALDREREIEHFSTRTVLGVRPPIRMRGEDDARSLAATRVELGIPVLLGGERGEPLVSRAVGRRLARTAGTWLLDDLLAAFEAGAPGAVRRIAVWFRPTETLAQALSRLSAAAVDAVRTGAQVLLLDDGDAFAGDRLWIDPHLSLSAVDRALHAADGADGRQRLRRRCSLVLRSGALRSLHDVALALGLGADAVNPYLMLEAAAQAAPAPEEGLANLLAALRKGMEKVISTLGIHELRGYARCFSHIGLRPEVAAYFAAEGFVGSEQGGLSLARLKADAHERYQVAAGQCSGRLPRTPRFWPRLWKAAGEAAADSSKYADYLARLRKQEQESPVCLRHLLDFRPHGRKRPLTAEVDTTVEGYRYPITISGMSFGSQGETAFRAYAEAARRLDIVCMNGEGGEISDMVGRYWRWRGQQVASGRFGVHAEMLNGSRFIEIKIGQGAKPGEGGHLPGAKVSAKVARARNATPGVDLISPSNNHDIYSIEDLAQLVEELRTVNPLAKIVVKMPVVPGIGTIAVGVAKAGADVVALCGYDGGTGAARQHALRHAGLPVEIGVREAHLALVASGIRDRVEIWADSGMRSGLDVVKMLLLGANRVGFATLAMVAVGCTVCRGCHLDTCHVGIATQIESLAEARAKGLKSFVPRHYEEAVQRLVTLFTCVGEEVRQLTAQLGFRRTQDLVGRAELLWQARGLGRVDLAELVAPAPWEAPAVPAAERAPVRRYARSELTREIAAVAAGRARAGEPQVCHRQAGVTAGDRIIGTSLAGDVARARVRPAVEGARLPDLPPDFAATIELGEGSIAGNGLAAFSTGVLSVRVQGGAQDGVGKGMLGGRVVILKNRNQRGQWVNGSVGKSFAYGAQRGLFVVQGDADARCGIRLSGADLILGGRIREPLRDDLGSIGTRANLKGFAFEYMTQGRVVVLGDPGPWICSGMTGGVVYVRLQPELGLDREALRRRIAKGARVQLTPVGEQGEKDLTELLSAYHRILLEAQQPEEAAEVMGLMLDCGRHFIAIRPVTRQVDPGVTTE, encoded by the coding sequence GTGCGGATCGTGCGCAGCGAGCGGGAGATTCGGCGGTACCTGGCGGAGAACGAGCACGACGCCTGTGCTCTCATGGCGGCCGTGCGCAAGGACGGACACCCGACGCATGCGGTCGTGGCGGACGCGCTGGCGGCCCTGGACCGCATGGTCCACCGATCGGGCGACGTGGACGGAGAGGGCGATGGATGCGGGGTCCAGATCGACATCCCGCGAAGGCTGTGGGCATCCATCCTCCGCGAGGCCGGGCAGGATCCCCGGCTGGCCGAGGCGCCCCAGTTCGCCGTGGCCCACATCTTCATCCCCCGGCGCGAGGCCTACTGGTCCGGCTCCCTGAAGGAGCAGGTCTGCCGCCGCCTCGCGGCCGACGGCTTCCGGCTGCTGGCCCAGCGCAGCGGCGCGGTCAACCGGGAGGCCCTGGGGACGCGGGCCCGGGAGGATGAGCCGGAGTTCTGGCAAGTGGCGGTGCTGGCGCCCACAGCCGACCGGCAGGCGGCCGCCCGGGACTGCTTTGGCCTGACGCTGGCCCTGGAGGCGGAGACGGACCTGCACATCTGCTCCTTCTCGCCCGACACGGCGGTGTACAAGGTGCGCGGCAACGCGGCCGTCCTGGCCGCCTACTACCCCGACCTCCGGGACCCCCGCTGCGAGACCCGGGCGGTCCTGGGTCACAACCGGTACTCCACCAACACCTCCACCGCCTTCGAACGGGTTCAGCCGTTTTCCGTGCTGGGCCACAACGGCGAGATCAACACCATCCGGGCCCTGCGGGAACAGGCGCCCCTGGTGGGCATCCCGCTCCCCCGCGGCGGCTCCGACTCGCAGGACCTGAACCGCACCCTCGAAGGGCTGATCCACCTGCACGGGATCACGCTCTTCGAGGCCGTGGAGATGCTCTTTCCGCCCATCATCGGGGAGATCAAGCAGATGCCCCCGGCGCTGCAGGACCTGTATATGTACTACCGGCAGGCCTGGGGCCCGTTCGCCCAGGGGCCCGCGGCCATCGCCGCCCGGAGCGGCGACGCCCTGGTGGCCTCGGTGGATGCGCTGGGGCTGCGGCCGTTCTGGCTCCTGGAAACCGAAGAGAGCCTCCTCTTCTCCTCCGAGCCCGGCATCGTCAGCAGCCTCGACCTGGTGCGAGATCCGCACCCGCTGGCGCCGGGCGAGCGGGTGGGCGTTCTGCTGCCGCAAGGCCGCTCGCCCGAGTTGCTGACCTACACGGAGCTGCAAGACCGGGTGCTGCAGCTTTCGCGGCAGCGCTTCCCCGATCCGGTGAACCACAGGCGCTTCATCGCCGTCGGAGGCCCGGCGGAGACCGACCGGGGGCCCTTGCCGGAGGCCACCGGACCAACGGCAACGGAGCCCGGACGCGCCGCTGCAGGCGTGGAGCGGGAACGGCTGATGGCCGCCATGGGGTGGAGCGTCGAGGATCTGGAACAGGTGGCGGCCATGGCGCGGACGGGCGCCGAGCCCATCGGCTCCCTGGGTTACGACGGGCCGCTGGCCTGCCTGGCGGAGACCCGGCAGAACCTCGCGGACTACTTCAAGGAGTCGGTGGCGGTGGTCACCAACCCGGCGCTGGACCGGGAGCGGGAGATCGAGCACTTCTCCACCCGCACCGTGCTGGGCGTGCGCCCGCCCATCCGGATGCGCGGGGAGGACGACGCCCGGAGCCTGGCGGCGACCCGGGTGGAACTGGGCATCCCGGTCCTCCTGGGCGGCGAGCGGGGGGAACCGCTGGTTTCCCGGGCGGTCGGCCGGAGGCTGGCCCGCACCGCCGGCACCTGGCTGCTCGACGACCTGCTGGCTGCGTTCGAAGCCGGCGCCCCCGGCGCAGTGCGGCGCATCGCCGTCTGGTTCAGGCCCACCGAGACGCTGGCGCAGGCGCTCTCCAGGCTTTCTGCGGCGGCGGTGGATGCGGTGCGGACCGGCGCCCAGGTGCTGCTCCTGGACGACGGCGACGCCTTCGCCGGAGACCGGCTCTGGATCGACCCCCACCTCTCCCTCTCGGCGGTGGACCGGGCGCTCCACGCGGCAGACGGGGCGGATGGCCGGCAACGCCTGCGACGCCGGTGCTCGCTGGTGCTGCGCTCCGGCGCCCTCCGCTCCCTCCACGACGTGGCGCTCGCCCTGGGGCTGGGTGCGGACGCGGTCAACCCCTACCTCATGCTGGAGGCGGCGGCCCAAGCCGCCCCCGCGCCGGAGGAAGGGCTGGCCAACCTGCTCGCCGCCCTCCGGAAGGGGATGGAAAAGGTCATCTCCACCCTGGGCATCCACGAGCTGCGGGGGTATGCCCGGTGCTTCAGCCACATCGGGCTCCGGCCGGAGGTGGCCGCGTACTTCGCCGCCGAGGGGTTCGTGGGTTCGGAGCAAGGCGGGCTCTCCCTGGCCCGGCTGAAGGCGGACGCGCACGAGCGGTACCAGGTGGCCGCCGGCCAGTGCAGCGGCAGACTGCCGCGCACGCCCCGCTTCTGGCCCCGCCTGTGGAAGGCCGCGGGGGAGGCGGCGGCTGACAGCAGCAAGTACGCCGACTACCTGGCCCGGCTCCGGAAACAGGAACAGGAGAGCCCGGTCTGCCTGCGCCACCTGCTGGACTTCCGTCCCCACGGCCGCAAGCGCCCCCTGACGGCCGAGGTGGACACCACCGTCGAGGGCTACCGGTACCCGATCACCATCTCGGGCATGTCGTTCGGCTCCCAGGGCGAGACGGCGTTCCGGGCCTACGCGGAGGCGGCCAGGCGGCTGGACATCGTCTGCATGAACGGCGAGGGCGGCGAGATTTCCGACATGGTCGGCCGGTACTGGCGGTGGCGGGGCCAGCAGGTGGCCTCCGGCCGGTTCGGGGTACACGCGGAGATGCTGAACGGCAGCCGCTTCATCGAGATCAAGATCGGCCAGGGCGCCAAGCCCGGCGAGGGCGGCCACCTGCCCGGGGCCAAGGTCTCCGCCAAGGTCGCCCGGGCGCGCAATGCCACCCCGGGGGTCGACCTCATCTCGCCCTCCAACAACCACGACATCTACTCGATCGAGGACCTGGCCCAGCTGGTGGAGGAGCTGCGCACCGTCAATCCGCTGGCGAAAATCGTGGTGAAGATGCCGGTGGTGCCCGGGATCGGTACCATCGCGGTGGGCGTCGCCAAGGCCGGCGCCGACGTGGTGGCGCTCTGCGGCTACGATGGCGGCACCGGCGCGGCCCGTCAGCACGCCCTGCGCCACGCCGGCCTGCCGGTGGAGATCGGGGTGCGGGAGGCGCACCTCGCCCTGGTGGCGTCGGGGATCCGGGACCGGGTGGAGATCTGGGCCGATTCGGGCATGCGGTCGGGCCTCGATGTGGTCAAGATGCTGTTGCTCGGGGCCAACCGGGTGGGGTTCGCCACGCTGGCGATGGTGGCCGTCGGCTGCACCGTCTGCCGGGGCTGCCACCTGGACACGTGCCACGTGGGCATCGCCACGCAGATCGAAAGCCTGGCGGAGGCCCGCGCGAAGGGGCTGAAGTCCTTCGTCCCCCGGCACTACGAGGAGGCCGTGCAGCGGCTGGTGACGCTCTTCACCTGCGTGGGCGAGGAGGTGCGGCAGCTCACGGCCCAGCTGGGGTTCCGCCGCACCCAGGACCTGGTGGGGCGGGCGGAGCTGCTCTGGCAGGCCCGGGGCCTGGGCAGGGTCGACCTGGCCGAGCTGGTGGCGCCCGCGCCGTGGGAGGCGCCCGCGGTCCCGGCCGCCGAGCGGGCGCCCGTGCGGCGGTACGCCCGCAGCGAGCTGACCCGGGAGATCGCGGCGGTGGCCGCGGGCCGCGCCCGGGCAGGGGAGCCCCAGGTGTGCCACCGGCAGGCCGGCGTCACCGCCGGCGACCGGATCATCGGCACCTCCCTGGCCGGAGATGTGGCCCGGGCCCGGGTGCGCCCGGCGGTGGAAGGCGCCCGCCTCCCCGACCTGCCCCCCGACTTCGCTGCGACCATCGAACTGGGAGAGGGCTCCATCGCGGGGAACGGCCTGGCTGCGTTCTCCACCGGCGTCCTCTCCGTCCGGGTGCAGGGCGGCGCGCAGGACGGCGTGGGCAAGGGGATGCTGGGCGGGCGGGTGGTGATTCTCAAGAACCGGAACCAGAGGGGGCAGTGGGTCAACGGTTCGGTGGGCAAGTCCTTCGCCTACGGCGCCCAGCGCGGCCTGTTCGTGGTGCAGGGCGACGCCGACGCCCGCTGCGGCATCCGCCTCTCCGGGGCCGACCTGATCCTCGGCGGCCGGATCCGGGAGCCGCTCCGGGACGACCTGGGCTCCATCGGGACCCGGGCCAACCTGAAGGGGTTCGCCTTCGAGTACATGACGCAGGGACGCGTCGTGGTGCTCGGCGACCCCGGGCCGTGGATCTGCTCCGGCATGACCGGCGGCGTGGTCTACGTACGGCTCCAGCCGGAGCTGGGGCTGGACCGGGAGGCGCTCCGGCGGCGGATCGCGAAGGGCGCCCGCGTGCAGCTCACCCCGGTCGGGGAACAGGGCGAGAAGGACCTGACCGAGCTTCTCTCGGCCTACCACCGCATCCTGCTGGAGGCGCAGCAGCCGGAGGAGGCGGCCGAGGTGATGGGCCTCATGCTGGACTGCGGCCGGCACTTCATCGCCATCCGGCCGGTCACCCGGCAGGTGGATCCCGGCGTGACTACGGAGTAG
- the asnB gene encoding asparagine synthase (glutamine-hydrolyzing): MCGIAGWADWKRDLSREGPVLETMIAPLADRGPDAGGIWCSGHCAFGHRRLAVVDLVGGAQPMVRSRGDRTYVLVYNGQLYNTQELKEELTARGHAFSTQSDTEVLLVAYMEWGPECTRRLNGIYAFAVWDEAGQQLFLARDRFGVKPLFYKTMGSAILFGSELKALLAHPLVQPEVDAEGLAEVLYLGPSRTPGHGVFRGVREVLPGHWLLFDRAGVRTQPYWQLESRPHTDGPAETAERVRELLREAVRRQLVADVPVATLLSGGLDSSAITAFAAEAFRAQGRGPLHTWSIDYAENDRHFRAHAFQPDPDSAYAGTMAESLGTVHHEVVIDTPQLVDALEKAALIRDLPGMADVDAALFLFCREIKKGATVVLSGECADEVFGGYPWFHRPGPETGRTFPWIRSLEARTALLQPGVTGPIRAEDYVAQRYSNTVARVPRLPGEEPEEARIRELFYLNLAWFMATLLDRNDRMSMAVGLEARVPFCDHLLVEYVWNIPWRLKTYGGREKGILREALRGVLPEAVRTRRKSPFPKTHHPEYFRAVRDRVLALLDDPACRLHKIVRADRVRALARQDHEATDLPWFGQLMSGPQYFAWLIQLEAWLRHYKVVLV, encoded by the coding sequence ATGTGTGGCATAGCCGGTTGGGCCGACTGGAAGAGGGACCTTTCCCGGGAAGGCCCGGTACTGGAAACGATGATTGCGCCGCTGGCCGATCGGGGGCCGGACGCCGGGGGCATCTGGTGCTCCGGCCACTGCGCCTTCGGCCACCGGCGTCTGGCGGTGGTCGACCTGGTCGGCGGCGCCCAGCCCATGGTCCGCAGCCGCGGTGACCGAACCTATGTCCTTGTGTACAACGGGCAACTCTACAACACGCAGGAGCTGAAAGAGGAGCTCACCGCCCGCGGTCATGCTTTCTCGACGCAGTCGGACACCGAGGTCCTGCTCGTCGCGTACATGGAGTGGGGGCCGGAGTGCACCCGCCGTCTGAACGGCATCTACGCGTTCGCGGTGTGGGACGAGGCCGGGCAACAGCTCTTCCTGGCCCGCGACCGCTTTGGCGTGAAACCTCTCTTTTATAAGACGATGGGAAGCGCGATCCTGTTCGGCTCCGAGCTGAAGGCGCTGCTGGCCCACCCGCTGGTGCAGCCGGAGGTGGACGCAGAGGGGCTGGCCGAGGTGCTCTACCTGGGACCGTCCCGCACCCCGGGCCACGGCGTGTTCCGGGGCGTCCGGGAGGTGCTGCCCGGCCACTGGCTCCTCTTCGACCGCGCGGGCGTGCGGACGCAGCCGTACTGGCAGTTGGAAAGCAGGCCCCACACCGACGGCCCGGCGGAGACGGCCGAGCGGGTGCGGGAGCTGCTGCGGGAGGCGGTTCGCCGGCAGCTGGTGGCCGACGTGCCGGTGGCCACCCTGCTCTCCGGCGGGCTCGACTCCAGCGCGATCACCGCCTTCGCCGCCGAGGCCTTCCGGGCCCAAGGGCGGGGGCCCCTGCACACCTGGTCCATCGACTACGCGGAAAACGACCGGCACTTCCGCGCCCACGCCTTCCAGCCCGACCCCGACAGCGCCTACGCGGGAACGATGGCCGAGAGCCTAGGCACGGTGCACCACGAGGTCGTCATCGATACACCGCAGCTGGTGGACGCGCTGGAGAAGGCGGCGCTCATCCGGGACCTGCCGGGCATGGCCGACGTCGACGCCGCGCTTTTCCTGTTCTGCCGGGAGATCAAGAAGGGGGCCACCGTGGTGCTCTCCGGCGAGTGCGCGGACGAGGTGTTCGGCGGTTACCCGTGGTTCCACCGACCCGGCCCGGAGACCGGCCGGACCTTCCCCTGGATCCGCTCGCTGGAGGCCCGCACGGCCCTGCTGCAGCCCGGCGTCACGGGGCCGATCCGGGCCGAGGACTACGTGGCCCAGCGGTACAGCAACACCGTAGCCCGCGTGCCCCGGCTGCCGGGGGAGGAGCCGGAGGAGGCCCGCATCCGGGAACTCTTCTACCTCAATTTGGCCTGGTTTATGGCCACGCTCCTGGACCGCAACGACCGCATGTCCATGGCGGTCGGGCTGGAGGCGCGCGTCCCCTTCTGCGACCACCTCCTGGTCGAGTACGTGTGGAACATCCCCTGGCGCCTGAAGACCTACGGAGGGCGGGAGAAGGGCATCCTCCGGGAAGCGCTGCGGGGGGTGCTGCCCGAAGCGGTGCGGACCCGGCGCAAGAGCCCGTTCCCGAAGACCCACCACCCGGAATACTTCCGCGCCGTGCGGGACCGGGTCCTGGCCCTGCTGGACGACCCCGCCTGCCGGCTGCACAAGATCGTCCGGGCCGACCGGGTGCGGGCCCTGGCGCGGCAGGACCACGAGGCCACGGACCTGCCCTGGTTCGGCCAGCTGATGAGCGGCCCCCAGTACTTCGCCTGGCTCATCCAGCTCGAGGCCTGGCTCCGGCACTACAAGGTGGTGCTCGTTTGA